A single region of the Oxyura jamaicensis isolate SHBP4307 breed ruddy duck chromosome 6, BPBGC_Ojam_1.0, whole genome shotgun sequence genome encodes:
- the SAMD8 gene encoding sphingomyelin synthase-related protein 1 — MMAGNNQLCIRRWTTKNVAKWLKEEGFCEYVDILCNKHRLDGITLLTLTEYDLRSPPLEIKVLGDIKRLMLSIRKLQKQHIDVLEELGYNSDSHIGAVCTTVGSLQGADWFCNGEVPRDYDGPITDLNGDQYQYANGKNKHSTRRLDPEYWKTVLSCVYVFIVFGFTSFVMVIVHERVPDMQTYPPLPDIFLDSVPRIPWAFAMTEVCGVILCYIWLLVLLLHKHRSILLRRLCSLMGTVFLLRCVTMFVTSLSVPGQHLQCTGKLYGNVWAKLQRAFAIWSGFGMTLTGVHTCGDYMFSGHTVVLTMLNFFVTEYTPRSWNFLHTLSWVLNLFGIFFILAAHEHYSIDVFIAFYITTRLFLYYHTLANTRAYQQSRRARIWFPMFSFFECNVNGTVPNEYCWPFSKPTIMKRLIG; from the exons ATGATGGCAGGCAATAACCAGCTTTGCATTCGACGTTGGACGACCAAGAACGTGGCCAAGTGGCTGAAGGAAGAAGGCTTCTGTGAATATGTGGATATTTTGTGCAATAAACACAGGCTAGATGGAATTACATTGCTGACACTTACAGAATATGATTTACGATCCCCTCCATTGGAAATCAAAGTCCTCGGGGATATCAAAAGGCTAATGTTGTCCATACGCAAGCTACAGAAGCAACATATCGATGTCCTAGAAGAGCTGGGTTACAACAGCGATAGTCACATTGGCGCAGTGTGCACTACTGTTGGCTCGCTGCAGGGTGCAGATTGGTTTTGTAATGGTGAAGTACCTCGGGACTATGATGGACCAATTACTGACTTGAATGGTGATCAATATCAATATGCaaatggcaaaaacaaacactccACGAGGAGACTGGACCCAGAGTACTGGAAGACAGTTCTGAGTTGTGTGTATGTCTTCATAGTGTTTGGCTTTACATCGTTTGTTATGGTTATAGTACATGAAAGAGTACCTGACATGCAAACGTATCCACCTCTACCAGACATATTTCTAGATAG tgtcCCAAGGATACCATGGGCTTTTGCTATGACTGAAGTATGCGGTGTAATTCTTTGCTACATTTGGCTATTGGTTCTTCTGCTTCACAAACACAG atcTATACTTCTGCGAAGGCTGTGCAGCCTCATGGGGACAGTATTCTTACTACGTTGTGTTACAATGTTTGTTACCTCACTCTCCGTGCCAGGCCAGCACTTGCAGTGTACTGGAAAG TTGTATGGCAATGTTTGGGCAAAACTCCAGCGGGCGTTTGCAATATGGAGTGGCTTTGGAATGACTCTGACTGGAGTACATACGTGTGGCGATTACATGTTCAGTGGCCACACTGTTGTCCTGACCATGCTCAACTTCTTTGTCACAGAAT ATACACCAAGGAGCTGGAACTTCTTGCACACCTTATCCTGGGTCCTGAACCTCTTTGGAATCTTCTTCATTTTGGCTGCACATGAACACTACTCTATTGATGTCTTCATTGCCTTTTACATCACTACAAGACTCTTTTTATATTACCACACGTTGGCTAATACTAGAGCATATCAGCAGAGTAGAAGAGCAAGGATCTGGTttccaatgttttctttttttgaatgCAATGTTAATGGTACTGTTCCCAATGAGTATTGCTGGCCATTCTCAAAACCTACGATAATGAAAAGACTGATTGGCTGA
- the LOC118169094 gene encoding TMF-regulated nuclear protein 1-like yields the protein MCIPTEYFAPSRGFRHVLLLDKQQAALLVSSAVGPGKVCPPSARRCPPPPPSRLLPRPPGAEVAPRCLGHLPPVGPWLCEEVPQQQRSQAPSLPPAAPPDAAAALLRPFRLPRRRRFRAGDGEAAGAAAAAGGREGAQEPPPSRGRALRHRHLALVGEPGPSGVRAAALRRAPVRSLPFPGAAARGLGVPVAGGGSCGALGFAPYGERERAGGAGARRGVHPLAGGSAKRVGLGCGSAARWRRRPAGLQRARI from the coding sequence ATGTGCATTCCTACGGAATATTTTGCACCCTCTCGTGGATTTAGACACGTTCTGCTATTAGACAAGCAACAAGCTGCGCTTCTCGTCAGCTCAGCCGTTGGGCCGGGGAAGGTCTGTCCCCCCTCTGCCAGGCGCTGCCCGCCTCCTCCACCTTCCCGGCTCCTTCCGCGGCCCCCAGGAGCCGAGGTCGCACCTCGGTGCCTCGGGCACCTTCCCCCGGTCGGGCCCTGGCTCTGTGAGGAGgttccccagcagcagcggAGCCAGGCCCCGAGCCTGccgcccgcggcccccccggATGCCGCCGCCGCCCTGCTCCGCCCTTTCCGCctcccgcgccgccgccgcttccGTGCGGGTGAtggggaggctgcgggggccgcggccgccgccggaGGCAGGGAGGGCGCCCAGGAGCCGCCGCCGtcccggggccgggcgctgcggcACCGCCACTTAGCGCTGGTGGGTGAGCCAGGGCCGAGCGGGGTGCGGGCCGCGGCCCTGCGCCGTGCCCCCGTCCGTTCCCTGCCTTTCCCCGGGGCGGCTGCTCGTGGGCTGGGGGTCCCGGTGGCGGGAGGAGGTTCCTGCGGGGCCCTGGGGTTTGCGCCGTACGGGGAAAGGGAACGGGCTGGAGGGGCCGGGGCTCGGCGAGGTGTGCACCCGCTGGCGGGAGGCTCCGCGAAGCGCGTGGGGCTGGGATGCGGGAGCGCTGCTCGGTGGAGGAGGCGCCCTGCAGGTTTGCAGCGAGCACGAATTTAA